Proteins from a genomic interval of Scomber scombrus chromosome 11, fScoSco1.1, whole genome shotgun sequence:
- the LOC133990851 gene encoding uncharacterized protein LOC133990851, with amino-acid sequence MCSVVGCDSWRRSAQRFKLPEDPDERLEWVQFIGEVNGQCFKESCWTDITICTEHFSNDCYETLIPTGTVQLKPRAVPSLSVKSEPDEHLESPQHVKLVENAEISCQYDVNTQHDPNPCFQNSAENSNGSRASSGSSGASLSYSPDVSNTDTSGHMQQNIINIELNPEKCPSCGGTLQMEKVTHGILVILNQHCLQCDYTNQWKSQVNSAPTADQCLTEDIDVAPEIQQEPVKTAELACQCDLKTYDSPPSCFEKSRVNANGSLVSSGSSDVSSTDTSGQMQQNVMNIDWNQEKAVHLQMKGKVVVYENCLLQLFCHKCPSCGGKLKMEKVTHGILVILNQQCLQCEYRNQWKSQVNANVPTTEDQHTGTEITPVTQQTTLIDVNASCGISSEIVTLSDEESYPSDEGEEGEESDQDTVSSDTEWTPTKDVLLAEELAMSSNEETDEEEDLDSHSGLRINELCTDCGSFFNIQKTHTCEYKIKPYSCNICGKRCVSESSLKHHSNIHDETYEHPCKYCHVTFRTRVDKLKHEETHQDCATPYKCPDCSETFASSKERSIHLADHRISKEFRCGVCGIVFMDKPRLQRHSVVHTGLKPYKCSECERSFSQSSHLKSHMRLHTGERPFKCHLCDKCFNHNVSLKSHVQRYHASISVCEWKKAEEGASDTSEAKEGGTDLELDSVEEEKHTEEEAQNERITTAQTKSRRSTGRPIGRPKRHAAGNLVLGNPKEDLNTKTGEEKVQKFRRKCSRKEESENELTDSDTAVDSAEEEDEERSKTVRKNAGRGRRQKDDDDSDFDPEEERKKKRYSSQISGKSLGKGRGRPVRVQWSGKHT; translated from the exons ATGTGCTCCGTGGTCGGCTGTGATTCGTGGCGTCGCAGTGCGCAGCGCTTCAAGTTACCAGAAGATCCAGACGAGAGACTTGAGTGGGTCCAGTTTATTGGCGAGGTCAACGGACAGTGTTTTAAAGAATCGTGCTGGACTGATATCACTATTTGTACTGAGCACTTTTCAAATGACTGCTATGAAACCCTGATTCCGACTGGCACGGTTCAGCTGAAGCCCAGAGCTGTCCCGTCACTGTCTGTCAAGTCAGAGCCAGATGAACATCTGGAGAGCCCACAACACGTG aaGCTTGTGGAAAATGCAGAAATTTCTTGTCAGTATGATGTTAACACACAGCATGATCCAAATCCCTGTTTTCAGAACTCAGCAGAAAATTCAAATG GTTCCCGAGCAAGTTCTGGGTCAAGTGGTGCCTCATTGTCCTATTCACCTGATGTATCGAACACTGATACTTCTGGTCATATGcaacaaaacattataaatattgaATTGAACCCGGAAAA ATGTCCATCATGTGGTGGTACACTTCAGATGGAGAAAGTCACCCACGGGATACTTGTCATCTTGAACCAACACTGCCTTCAGTGTGACTACACAAACCAATGGAAAAGTCAGGTCAATAGTGCTCCAACAGCTGATCAGTGCCTGACAGAAGACATAGATGTAGCTCCAGAGATCCAACAG gaGCCTGTGAAAACCGCAGAACTTGCTTGTCAGTGTGACCTTAAAACATATGATAGTCCACCTTCCTGTTTTGAAAAATCAAGAGTCAATGCAAATG GTTCCCTAGTAAGTTCTGGGTCAAGTGATGTATCAAGCACTGATACCTCTGGTCAGATGCAACAGAATGTTATGAATATTGATTGGAACCAGGAAAA ggCTGTACATTtacagatgaaaggaaaggtTGTTGTGTATGAAAATTGCCTCCTCCAGTTGTTTTGCCACAAGTGTCCATCATGTGGCGGTAAACTAAAGATGGAGAAAGTCACCCACGGGATACTTGTCATTTTGAACCAGCAGTGCCTTCAGTGTGAGTACAGAAACCAATGGAAGAGCCAGGTCAATGCAAATGTCCCAACAACTGAAGATCAACACACTGGCACAGAAATAACTCCAGTTACCCAACAG ACAACACTGATAGATGTCAACGCCAGCTGTGGGATTTCATCTGAGATTGTGACTTTGAGTGATGAAGAAAGTTATCCttcagatgaaggagaggaaggagaggaaagtgATCAAGATACTGTGAGTTCAGACACGGAATGGACTCCAACAAAGGATGTTTTGTTGGCTGAAGAGCTTGCGATGAGTTCGAATGAGGAAACTGACGAAGAGGAAGATTTAGATTCCCACAGCGGCCTCAGAATTAATGAACTCTGCACAGACTGTGGAAGTTTTTTCAACATTCAGAAGACTCATACgtgtgaatataaaataaagccGTATTCCTGCAATATATGTGGCAAAAGATGTGTTAGTGAGAGTTCTCTAAAACATCATAGCAATATCCATGATGAAACCTATGAACATCCTTGCAAATACTGCCATGTTACCTTCAGAACAAGGGTGGACAAACTTAAACATGAGGAGACCCATCAAGATTGTGCAACACCATATAAATGTCCAGACTGTTCAGAGACATTTGCCAGCAGTAAAGAACGCAGCATTCACCTGGCTGATCACAGGATCTCAAAGGAATTTAGATGTGGAGTCTGTGGAATCGTTTTCATGGATAAACCTCGTCTCCAGAGACACTCTGTTGTACACACAGGACTGAAACCATACAAATGTTCAGAGTGCGAACGGAGCTTCAGCCAGTCAAGCCACCTCAAATCCCACATGCGCCTGCACACAGGGGAGAGGCCTTTCAAGTGTCACCTTTGTGACAAATGCTTCAATCACAATGTGAGCTTGAAAAGTCATGTGCAACGTTACCACGCATCCATTTCTGTATGTGAATGGAAGAAGGCTGAGGAAGGTGCAAGTGACACTAGTGAGGCTAAAGAGGGAGGCACAGATTTGGAGCTCGACAgtgtagaggaggagaagcacaCAGAAGAGGAGGCACAGAATGAGAGAATAACCACAGCACAAACTAAAAGTAGGAGAAGCACGGGCAGACCCATAGGAAGGCCCAAGAGACACGCAGCAGGCAACTTAGTTCTGGGAAATCCAAAGGAAGATTTGAACACTAAGACTGGAGAAGAAAAGGTGCAAAAATTTAGAAGGAAATGTTCCagaaaggaggagagtgagAATGAGCTGACTGACAGTGACACAGCCGTTGACTCGGCCGAAGAAGAAGACGAGGAGAGAAGCAAAACGGTTAGAAAGAAtgcagggagaggaagaagacaaaaaGATGACGATGACTCAGATTTTGAcccagaagaagaaagaaagaaaaaaaggtacaGCAGCCAGATCAGTGGTAAAAGCTTAGGAAAAGGTAGGGGCAGACCAGTACGGGTGCAATGGtctggaaaacacacataa
- the LOC133990551 gene encoding zinc finger protein 394-like — translation MCSVVGCDSWCRSAQRFNLPEDPEKRLEWVQFLAEVNGQRFKESSWTDITICIEHFANDCYESLTDTVQLKPRAVPSLFVKSEPEEPDPEHTGIKCEEPLETQEVSYQCFQIKTCDSPAYYSEESSAPAAAQGSPAPSDVSCSADTADAGMYDYGQMLQRVKNLDMIREKAALLQKKGQYVVNEKRLLKLFNLKCPLCGSKLKVEKITHGILIIMNQQCLQCEYRNQWKSQVNASVPTAHLTGGIDVTLETQQELSIDDNHSSITGVSEIVAVIDEQSDPMDETDSSDDSDMGSDEEWNPAVEISVVEELQSESAETEYEDDDYPAPRHSQLCTECGMFFNKLKPHTCEHKIKPYSCNICGKRCVTKTALNTHSRIHDDNYEHRCKYCHVIFKTKVDKITHEQIHISEEKPYKCTDCSENFATNKQRRVHLKVHGGPRTFKCNICGIEFVSHLNLQRHEVVHTGVKSYKCSVCQRGFNQAGHLKSHMRLHTGERPFKCQHCDKCFNHNVSLKSHVQRYHTSKTRCEHKKRINKRASDSGDAQENGDKRGSDSEHDNVEEDYTDSEVQDDRMGIPKKKRKKRSTGRPIGRPKSSATGSIVQTEGQVSNSKNAKVKPQKLKRTCYSDEESEDQQTESDTSFDPADEEEVMSKRKRKSKNSDSDSDFDPEQRKKMSSQRTGKSSGKRRGRPRKNKVL, via the exons ATGTGCTCCGTGGTCGGCTGTGATTCGTGGTGTCGCAGTGCGCAGCGCTTCAACTTACCAGAAGATCCAGAGAAGAGACTGGAGTGGGTCCAGTTTCTTGCCGAAGTCAACGGACAACGTTTCAAAGAGTCGTCCTGGACTGATATCACTATTTGTATCGAGCACTTTGCAAATGACTGCTATGAAAGCCTGACTGACACGGTCCAGCTGAAGCCCAGAGCTGTCCCATCACTGTTTGTCAAGTCAGAGCCAGAAGAACCTGACCCGGAACATACAGGCATTAAATGTGAG GAACCTTTGGAAACCCAAGAAGTGTCTTATCAGtgttttcaaattaaaacatgtgACAGTCCAGCTTATTATTCTGAAGAATCTTCAGCCCCAGCAG CCGCTCAAGGAAGCCCAGCACCAAGTGATGTCTCATGTTCAGCCGATACCGCAGATGCTGGCATGTATGATTATGGTCAGATGCTACAAAGAGTTAAGAACCTTGATATGATCAGGGAAAA GGCTGCACTTCTTCAGAAGAAAGGGCAGTATGTTGTGAACGAAAAACGACTCCTCAAGTTGTTTAATTTGAAGTGCCCTTTGTGTGGGTCTAAACTAAAGGTGGAGAAAATCACCCATGGGATTCTCATCATCATGAACCAACAGTGCCTTCAGTGTGAATACAGAAACCAATGGAAGAGTCAGGTCAATGCAAGTGTCCCCACAGCTCATCTGACAGGAGGCATAGATGTAACTCTAGAGACCCAACAG GAATTGTCAATAGATGACAACCACAGTAGCATCACAGGTGTCTCTGAGATTGTTGCTGTTATTGATGAGCAAAGTGATCCAATGGATGAAACCGACTCAAGTGATGACAGTGACATGGGCTCAGATGAAGAATGGAATCCAGCAGTGGAGATTTCAGTGGTAGAAGAGCTTCAAAGTGAATCTGCGGAAACTGAATACGAAGATGATGATTATCCTGCCCCAAGACACAGTCAGCTCTGCACAGAGTGTGGAATGTTTTTCAATAAATTGAAGCCTCACACTTGTGAGCATAAAATTAAACCTTATTCTTGCAACATTTGTGGCAAGAGATGTGTCACTAAGACCGCTCTTAACACTCACAGCAGAATCCATGATGACAACTATGAACATCGGTGCAAATACTGCCATGTTATATTCAAAACAAAAGTGGACAAAATCACTCACGAGCAGATCCACATATCTGAAGAAAAACCATATAAATGTACAGACTGCTCAGAGAATTTTGCCACCAATAAACAACGCAGAGTTCACCTGAAAGTTCATGGAGGCCCCAGgacatttaaatgtaacatcTGTGGGATTGAATTTGTCTCACATCTTAATCTCCAGAGACATGAAGTTGTGCATACTGGTGTGAAATCGTACAAGTGTTCAGTGTGCCAACGTGGCTTCAACCAGGCAGGCCACCTCAAATCCCACATGCGCCTGCACACAGGGGAGAGGCCTTTTAAGTGTCAGCATTGTGACAAATGCTTCAATCACAATGTGAGCTTGAAGAGTCATGTGCAGCGTTACCACACATCCAAAACTAGATGTGAACACAAGAAGAGGATAAACAAAAGGGCCAGTGACAGTGGTGATGCTCAAGAGAACGGGGATAAGAGAGGCTCAGACTCAGAACATGACAATGTAGAGGAAGATTATACAGATTCAGAGGTGCAGGATGATAGAATGGGCATAcctaaaaagaaaaggaaaaagagaagcacAGGTAGACCCATAGGAAGGCCAAAAAGCAGTGCTACAGGCAGCATAGTTCAGACTGAAGGCCAGGTTTCAAACTCTAAGAATGCCAAAGTAAAGCCTCAGAAGTTAAAGAGAACTTGTTACAGTGATGAGGAAAGTGAAGACCAGCAGACTGAGAGTGACACATCCTTTGACCCAGCAGATGAAGAAGAGGTAATgagcaagagaaagaggaagagcaaAAATTCTGACAGCGACTCTGATTTTGACCcagaacagagaaagaaaatgagcagCCAGAGGACTGGTAAGAGCTCAGGGAAGCGAAGGGGAAGACCAAGAAAGAATAAAGTGCTCtga